A region of the Salmo trutta chromosome 40, fSalTru1.1, whole genome shotgun sequence genome:
cttatttacccttttggatagtgtcttgaacgcacgaacaaaacgccgctatttggatataacaatggattatttgggaccaaaccaacatttgttattgaagtagaagtcctgggagtgcattctgacgaagaacagcaaaggtaataaaatttttcttatagtaaatctgactttggtgagtgctaaacttgctgggtgtctaaatagctagccctgtaatgccgggctatctacttagaatattgcaaaatgtgctttcaccgaaaagctattttaacatcggacatagcgagtgcatataggagttctgtatctataattcttaaaataattgttatgttttttgtgaacgtttatcgtgagtaatttagtaaattcaccggaagtgttcggtgggaatgctagtcacatgctagtcacctgctaatgtaaaaagctggtttttgatataaatatgaacttgattgaacagacatgcatgtattgtataacataatgtcctaagattgtcatctgatgaagatcatcaaaggttagtgctgcatttagctgtggtttgggtttatgtgacattatatgctagcttgaaaaatgggtgtctgattatttatggctgggtactctgctgacataatctaatgttttgctttcgttgtaaagcctttttgaaatcggacagtgtggttagattaacgagagtcttgtctttaaaatggtgtaaaatagtcatatgtttgagaaattgaagtaatagcatttctaaggtatttgaataacgcgccacgggattcaactggctagcccagagaggttaaggcacATAAGAGTTCACATGTCCAGAAGGCATTTCTTTCCATAAAAGCATTttgattaacctctcttgggtagggggctgtATTTTCAGGGCCGGATGAAAATGTATCCAAATTAAACGgactactactcgggcccaggaactagaatatacatattattagtagattcagATAGAAAcccctctgaagtttctaaaactgtttgaatgatgtctgtgagtataacagaactcatatggcaggcaaaaacctgagaaaaatccaaccaggaaatgggaaatctggttcttgtagtcttttcaagtcattgcctaactaacacacagtgacttagggttcattttgcccttcctaaggcttccactaaatgtcaacagtcgttagaacctagtttcaagcttttgcagtgaacagagagcgaacaagaaggccgggaagttggtgactcagaaaatgacatgagttttgtgGCGCGCATTCAAGTGATGAGGtatctgtgttccaaaacgtttttcaaaacATTGGAATCATCCGGTtagaatattattgaagttttctgttaaaaaggccctaaacattgatgctatacaatgtttgacatgtttcaacgaacgtaaatatgacattttttttacttttcaaatTTTGGGctcgcttcctacatttggagtatcttactgaacgcgcaaacaacaaggaggtatttggacaaattatggactttatcgaacaaaacaacatttattgtggacatGGGATTTCTgtaagtgccttctgatgaagatcatcaaaggtaagtgaatatttataatgctatttaggattttagatgactccaaaatggcgggtatctgtattgcctggtgtatgtttctgagcgccgtactcagattattacaaagtgtgctttccctgtgaagcttttttgaaatctgtcacagtggttgcataaagaagatggttatctataattctttgaataacagtttaatattttatcaacatttatgatgagtatttttgtaaattgttttgctgattcaccggcagtattgaaggcaaaatattttctgaacatcacgcgccaatctcaaatgctgtttttggatataaatatgaactttatcgaacaaaacatacatgtattgtctaacattgagtcctaggagtgtcatctgatgaagatcgtcaaaggttagtgcttaatttttgctgaatttctggtatttgtgacccctctgctgcttggaaaatggcggtgtggtttttcttgtgttgtacctgtcctaacataatctaactttatgctttcgccgtaaagcctttttgaaatcagacaatgtggttacattaaggagaagtgtacctttaaaatgttgtaaaatagtcatatgtttgagaactttgaattatgacattttgttatttttgaatttggcgccctgatttttcactggctgttgaatagtgtgaaccgtgggtgggacacgagtgtcccacctgcccaagagaggttaagaaaAAAAGCTTATGTTctaatgcctctcctgtgaagtagaaCTAGaaggtcaataaagatacaaggtaAACTCAGTCCATGAacctattttgttagctatttatcagtcatATTGCTtgggaatagaagctgttcaagagcatGTTGGTGTCAGACTTTGCACCGGTACCTCTTGCATGTGGCAGCAGAAAAAACGGTCCATGGCTTGGGGGGGGGTTGGCATTTGTAAAAAATATTCCGgcccttcctttcacaccgcttgatatagaggtccttgtacggcagggagctcggcccaagTGATGTAATGGGTTGTCCACACAAACGTCTATAGCACTAGGCATTCGAGGGAGGTGCTAtcgccataccaagcagtgatgcagacAGTCAATATACTCTCAATGGTACAGGTGCATAACGTTTTCAGAATTTGAGGGAccatgccaaactttttcaacctcATGAGGGGGAAGATGcactgtcgtgccttcttcacaactctgcatgtggaccattttaagtctttagtgatttggacattgaggaacttgaagctgtctaCGTAATCCACTGCCACCATGTCGATGTCTGTGTGCTAGACCCCGTTTCAtgttgtccacaatcagctccttggtcttgctgacgttgaggttGTTGCtccggcaccacactgccaggtcactgacctactccctgtaggctgactcatcttcggcggttatcaggcctaccactgttgtgttgtcagcgaacttgataatggtgttgggagtcatgcatggccacacagtcgtgggtgagcagggagtacaggaggggactaagcacacaccactGTGGGGCCCCTGTATTAAGGGTCAGCATGATGGAGGTGATGTtcctaccctcatcacctggggttggcccgtcaggaagtacaggatccagttgAGTACATTACCCATCTTGGCAACCTGGCCCTAATTTTAAAGTTTCTGGAAGCACCATCCAAGTGGGAGGATAGGCACACTAGTACATTACAGAGTACATGTAATAGCTGCataagtacaatgtaattactagATGTACACAGGATTTAGCTAGTTAAAATGTGTTTATTGAGGGGTACTTACTTGTGTGTACttatactgtacattacacaTCCTGTCAACCTGGCTCTTATTTTAAAGCTTCTGGAAGTTTCACTTTatttctgtaccttactgttaaATGACCCAGATGTTACACGCAACAACACTGAGTGGAGATATAGTTTGAACAGTGCACATTCAATGTTAAGTAATTAGAGCCTATTGAGCATAGGCTATAATCTCTCAGACACCCAGCACATCCACGAGGGATCAAAACCTTTGTGACAGTTGTTACTGTATGAATCTGAGAAGAAGCAAATCACTAAGCTGGTTAATTTAGTGAAAACCTGGCCAATTGTAACAATCATGGTAACAAGCATTCATTGTTACACCTCTGTAATTACATACTGCAATTATGACCagttacatgttgttattacacTTTAACTATGAACTGTTACAGTTAACTACAGTAGTTGTTACTGTAAATACACGTTATTACACTGTAATATGGAACCcttaaaatgaagtgttaccCAAACTTCTTAGAATGTATGTTTCTTTTGTTGGTCATGCTAACATTGAACTTAATCAAATTGTTTCTGTCCTCAGGTGTTTTCCGCACAGCTGCGCTCAGCCACCTCAGACAGTTCCATATCACTCATGGAGATTTATTTTGGACAGCGGCACGGAACTATTGCCGAAACCACTATACTGATCTTGTCACTGTATACAATCAGGAGGAAGCTGAGCAGCTGATAGAGTTAATGAGATCTAACAACAGCTATATCGCCTGGATAGGTCTCAATCGCAAAGAGCACAGACAGAATTTGTCCAATGAAAACCTTTTTGATGAAGCTCCATTGTCACCACCTACAGGCGAATACACAAAGCCAAACTGTGCTCCTTTCTTGACCCGCCTGCTGAATGATGACTGGGAGTGGTCTGATGGAGGGAGATCTGCCTATAGAAACTGGTCAAAGAACCCAGGAGATGACCAACCCTATGTAAAATTAACTACACCTGGAAGTCTGATAGCTCTTGAGAGTGGAAACCAAGGAGATTCATTATGCTATGAGGGTGAGTGAAAGTCCAAATAGAAAAGTCCAACCATGAATAGGATACAGGATAACTTTACGCTATTGATAATAAGGGTAAAATTACTATCcaaatcattttttattatttctgCCAATATTCCAACATTGTTCGGAAAAGATAGAGTTAGAGTAAGATGGTTCAATATGCATATTTGACATGTATCAGTGCAAGGTTATAAAActgttaaaaatgtaaaaaagaaaccTTTATTTTCCCCTTTATTAATTGAACTCCTTCAGACTTGGTGAAGATCGTTGAGGAAAGAAAGACCTGGGAACAAGCTCTGAACCACTGCAATAATAAGTACCGTGGACTGCTGCGTATTGAATCTGAAAAGGACCAGAGGGTCGTGGAGCAGAACCTGAGGTGTGCTGGTGTCCCTGGTCCCGTGTGGGTGGGTCTGAGACAGAGTCGTGTCTTTGGGTTTTGGGTCTGGACCAATGGGCTGCCACTGACAGAGTACTGGAATAactgggagggagacagacagcctGAACAGCCTCTGGCCCACCACTGTGGTGCAATGGCAACTGTGGCGGGATACAAGTGGAGTGATAAGGACTGTCTGTCCATGTTCTATTTTATCTGTGAAAAGTGATACATTTCCTTATTGTCTATCACTGCCATTCTACATGTTTTGATTGACATGTTGAATTTAGGTAAGTGATCATTGAAATAATTTTTCCAATGTTGTTTTACGGCATGCAATGTAATGTACACCTGGTCATTATCAATATAATATAttatcaatatacagtatatgagcAATATTTGAGTAGAATTGCGTTATATTTCTGATATTTTAAATGTTTAGAACAAAATATATAGATTATATGATGGTGATTAAATGATGATAGTCCTCAGTCattaaatgtacagttgaagtcagaagtttacaaacaccttagtcaaatacatttaaactcagtttttccacaattcctgacatttaatcctagtaaaaattccctgtatttggtcagttaggatcaccactttgttgtggtcagaataatagtagagaaaatgatttatttcagcttttatttctttcatcacattcccagtgggtcagaagtttacatacactcaattcgtttttggtgcattgcctttaaattgtttaacttgggtcaaacgtttcgggtagccttccacaagcttcccacaatgagttgggtgaattttggcgcattcctcctgacagagctggtgtaactgagtcaggtttgtaggcctccttgctcacacacactttttcagttctgcccacacattttctatagggttgaggtcagggatttgtgatggccactccaataccttggagtccatttggaagacccatttgcgaccaagctttaacttcctgactgatgtcttgagatgttgcttcaatatatccacataatttttcctcctcatgatgtcatctattttgtgaagcgcaccagtccctcctggagcaaagcacccccactacATTGTGcttgccacccctgtgcttcatgagttcttcggcttgcaagcctcccctttttcctccaaacataacaatggtcattatggccaaacggttctatttttatttcatcagagcagaggacatttctccaaaaagtttgatctttgtccccatgtgcagttgcaaaccgtagtctggcttttttatggcagttttggagcagtggcttcttccttgctgaacagcctttcaggttatgtcgatataggactaattttactgtggatatagatacttttctacctgtttcctccagcatcttcacaaggtcctttactgttgttctgggattgatttgcacttttcgtactaaagtacgttcatctctaggagacagaacgcgtttcctacctgagcggtatggcggctgcgtggtcccatggtgcttatacttgcgtaccattgtttgtacagataaacgtggtaccttcaggcgtttggaaattgcacccaaggatgaaccagacttttggaggtctgcaatttttttctgaggtctttgctgatttcttttgattttcccatgatgtcaagcaaagaggcactgagtttgaaggtaggccttgaaagacatccacaggtacaccacctattgactcaaatgatgtcaagaagtttcttaagccatgacataattttctggagttttccaagctgtttaaaggcagagtcaacttagtgtatgtaaacttctgacccactgaatttgtgatacagtgaattataagtgaaataatctctcagtaaacaattgttggaaaaatgacttgtgtaatgcacaaagtagatgtcctaaccgacttgccaaaactatagtttgttaacaagaaatttgtggagtggttgaaaaacaagtttcaatgactccaacctaagtgtatgtaaacttccaactcaACTGTATGCCATTTAGCTGACAGTTTTATCTTAAAGACACAGTGCAGTCAAAATGCAGTTTTACTAGGTTTTGTATGTCACGTCTACACCTGCTCCCTCTTTCCAGTactcgacgtcaccggtctactaaccaccggcccTTGCAACAATTATTATGCACACCTGCTCCaaatcattacgcacacctggtcatcattagCTCCTTGATTATTTCCCCTTTTTTTTAGCCCTCAATAGGCAGTGTTTAGGTAGTATTGTTTTCTCTCATGTTCTGTATGTGGCTCATGTTTTGTTCATCTGCAGTGATTCATTATTAAACTCTTCTTCTGCATCTGACTCCCAGCGTATTACGTTAcattgtatcatattgtacaacagttgATGAAACTAACAATGTGATACTGTGAACACATtttatcagtgttatttcctgattgttgccggttgaaaatacaatctacacaggaccttccaATCAGCAGGTCTACATGTGCGGGAGTTTTGGCTTTCCATCATGATATTGCTATGCGGTAAATTGGTTAGATTTggttatgtcattttaggtgaaaatgtaaaaaaagggtccgatccttaagaggtttttaacagaccaataacaaagaaagttccaaacctctcggccagtaacagctagttttcagttttctcctccccattcagaccactcccagacaatccGAGCAAGATTCTTGTTCGATAGTTTTTTGCAAAAAAGCTATTTTTAAAAATTGTAATGGAAATatattacagtaaggtacatTACCCAGAAATGATATGATAATGATataaaaaatggctgcattgggcctttaagttTACCCATAGTCATCAACGTTCCACACCTATCACTATGGGTTATTTGTGACAAACTATAATTATCAGTCAGAAGTTGCAATGGCTAATTTGCACATAAATTATGTTTTTAtcaacatttagattttttgCTGTTTGGGGATTTCATCTGGTTTTAACAAAACAATGTCTTTGCTTTCATAGTATGTATGTATTATTGCTAAACTCAGAGGATAAATATAGTTTTTAACCTTATAAACGTAGGAGGAGCACTTTCACAttggtttggtggatgccagctTGTAAAACTTGCCGTCACATCAGGCTGTCGCAGCACTATCTTATATACTATCTTATATGCTGCGACTATTAAAACCCTCCCCTCTTCCGAAATCATAAATTAATTACAAACTATTTAGTgactgtatatacactatataaacaaaagtatgtggacaccccttcaaattagtggattcagttatttcagccacacccgttgctgacaggtgcacacagccatgcaatcttcatagacaaacattgacagtagaatagcCTTTCAACGTGGGACTATCATGGGATGCCACCATTCCAAcgagtcagttcgtcaaatttctgccctgctagagctgccccggtcaactgtaagttctgttattgtgaagtgaaaatgtctaggagcaacaacggctcagccgtacagtggccacacaagctcacaaaacgggacagccgagtgctgaagcccgtagtgcgtaaaaatcgtctgtcctcggttgcaaaacTTATTATcgggttccaaactgcctctgtaagcaacgtcagcacaagaactgctgGTCTggagccacacacaagcctaagatcaccgtgtgcaatgccaagcgttggctggggTGGTGCAAAGCTTGCcaacattggactctggagcaagtGGACCATCTGGTGGACTATCTGGTAGGccatcacgcttcaccatctggtagtccgacagacaaatctgggtttggtgaatGCCAGGataacactacctgccccaatgcatagtgccagctATAAAGTTTGTTGTAGGAGGAAAAATGgtcaggggctgtttttcatggtttgggctaggccccttagttcctgtgataggaaatcttaacgctacatcatACACTTACATTtttgacgattctgtgcttccaaatttgtggcaacagtttggcgaaggccctttcctgtttcagcatgacaaagcccccgtgcacaaagcgaggtccatacagaaatggtttatcgagatcggtgtggaagaactgatTTTCCTGTTTTCCAAATCAAAGTTACCCTAGTGTATCATCCGCAGGAAAACAAAAAGTGTACCTCAggctacactctctcacacttcAAAACCCATCATACATGATTGATTCCCGGGAGAGTGAAATCGCTAGATTTTTAAATCGTAATGTTGTGCTGGGAGCTGGTTCAGATGATCAGTGGCATGAACTTATTTGCGACTACTTTTTTACCCTAAGCTGGAGAGCGTCGTCACCATCAGCTACTCTGCAAACATCACAGACACCGACACAGACGAGCTCACCGATGTCAAGGCCAGGGCACCTTGAGGAGGCAACCGAGGACCACCCATTAATGGTGTATCCGCCAATTACGGTGCTTCAGTAGATCGAGGGGGGAATTTGTCAGTGTTGCTGGGCAAGAAATTGAAATGGCTCGCACGTTCAGGTGCAAGTCCAATGAAGGGAAGTCCTCATATCTGCCTTTTATCTCTGAAGAGATGGTCAAGAGATGTGACCAGATTAATTAACTCACCAATGGTAAGTGCTTGCCATTCAACTGTTAGTCAAGTTTAGTTGGCTGTGAATGTGTAATGTGTGCGTGTTTCTTACCTTGTCTAtttgtcagtgtttgtgtgtgtgatgaggCACAAATAGGCTGGCTAGCTAGTGTATtaaagccgtgtgtgtgtgtgtgcacgtgagtGGATGTGCTTAACTATACTTCTGGTCCCAATtagcagtggcggatttaggtataggcgacataggcagccgcccagggcggcGTCTTGACGGGGTGGCACAGGGCACCCGCACAAATAAATATGAATGGTGACATTGCACAATCGTTTTtttatcgctcatttgcacgtcacctTGTCAGAGTGGACACCCTGAttgtagtttgtgagctaggcaggctactgcctgggaaggtctcccactcagaagtaggagaggttgacctcaggtctccccactggaagcccgaggtagggggagcgggggaatttatcaaatagcgcacctctaactttgtacagtactaatacagttagtaaaatcagtcacactacgaaatgctaccaaataaaccacaattcattcataatactgtactgtatatagtttcacagacattttgttgcattttttttttcctgGTTTGTGCGAAAttgttaagaataatataaaaccagtctgcacaccaccaaggtgaattggtttagtctagactcttggttgacagttttgcgggatgggtaatgtattgatgctcgagtgccaaatcaacacaaatggaTAAGAAAAGCACCATCAGGTGCCCAGTTTAGGAAAAAGAGGAAAGAATGTGCAAAAGATAAAGGTATGCAGCTGTCATGTCCTTATGAtgctccaggacacctacatcacccaatgtcacaggaaggccaagaagatcatcaaggacaacaaccacccaagccactgcctgttcaccccgctatcatcaagaaggtgaggtcagtacaggtgcatcaaagctgggaccgagagactgaaaaacagcttctatctcaaggccatcagactgttaaacagccatcactaacattgagtggctgctgccaacataccgactcaaatctctagccactttaataattaaaaataggATGTAATAAacgtatcactagtcactttaaacaatgccactttatgtaatgtttacataccctacattactcatctcgtatgtatatactgtactctataccatttactgcatcttgcctatgccgttcggccatcgctcatccatatatttatatgtacatattcttgttCATCCCTTACACTTGTGAGTATAAGGTAGCTGTTGTGAaaatgttagattacttgttagatattactgcactgtcggaactagaagcacaagcatttcgctacactcatttcgcaaatttgatttaatttgatttatgaGTATAATATTATGCATGTGTAGCGGGCTTTATATGAGCCACAGGAGAACCAAGaaatgaagagcgacaccacAGCTGTCTTTtaggcttttatgttgatctgcaatagtattgtgaaaagacaggacaggaacacatcagtctccaatgcaacgcctgacaagttgttctttctctctcagtgttttctcggactcacacaatcacactcatacataaagccataatgtatagtataaaataataaccagtgagtaagggttcactacttttttgagaacttcaggaagtgaatggtgggatgtgaacgatgaTAGACTACACAccccttcaaaatgcatactataaacagaccaaactcatcttgtcttctcttattatctttcgtttctgtgaggaaaaaaagcATGGCGGCACGCTGAAActaatcgtcggattacttttgatttttagaaattgttttactcaattatttcgatcaatgatGAGCTCACCCGtaatgtgattaattataaatagtaattgctattagctaattcatattgtagtttgtcAGCGGAGAGTTATacaaatatgaccgcttgtgttgtgTCAATCTTtgctcagttagcgctaggacaaatgtagcctacatt
Encoded here:
- the LOC115180177 gene encoding C-type lectin lectoxin-Lio3-like yields the protein MTASYHFSAVSPDPAVTIDMTPLLLLLCAGEYTKPNCAPFLTRLLNDDWEWSDGGRSAYRNWSKNPGDDQPYVKLTTPGSLIALESGNQGDSLCYEDLVKIVEERKTWEQALNHCNNKYRGLLRIESEKDQRVVEQNLRCAGVPGPVWVGLRQSRVFGFWVWTNGLPLTEYWNNWEGDRQPEQPLAHHCGAMATVAGYKWSDKDCLSMFYFICEK